The genomic region TGTCATCGGGGTCGATCACCACCATGCGCTCGCGCGGAGCGTCGATGTGGCGGAGGATCAGCGGCAGCGTGCCGCGGCCGATTGAACCGAAGCCGACCATGACGATCGGCCCGGGGAAACGGGCATGGGTTTTCCACTCGGCCATGGGGTCCTCGAGGACGGCGGGTTCAAGAGAAACGAGGAGGGGGAGGCTTGGCGCCGTGCCGCGCCATCGCCTCGAGCGGAGGTCAGGCGGCCTCGTCCTCCGCCTCCGCTGCGGTCGGGCGGGCGACGCGGCGCGGCGCGCGCATGAAGTCGGGGATGAAGTCGCCGAAGCCGAGGACGCGGTCGCCGTGTTCGGCCGGCTCACGCTGGGTCGGCGCGGTGCGCTTGGGCGCCTCGGCGGTGCGCTTCGGCGCCGCGGCCGGCTTCGGCTCGGCGCGCGTCTTTGCTGCGGTCGCTCCTCGGCCGCGACCGCGGCTGCGTGGTCGAGGCGTCTCGCCCATCACGTCGAGCGAGACCGGATCGAGCCCCTCGACCTGGATCCGAGGGATGGGCTTGCCGATCAGCTTCTCAATCGCGGCGAGCGCCTCGTCGTCCTCGACCGTCGCGAGCGTGAAGGCACGGCCGGGAAGGCCGGCGCGGCCGGTCCGGCCGATGCGGTGGACATAGTCCTCGGCATGGCGCGGCACGTCGAAGTTGAACACATGCGACAGCCCGCCGATGTCGATCCCGCGCGCGGCGACATCCGAGCAGACGAGGACGGTGATCTCGCCCGCCTTGAAGCGCTCGAGGGTCTCGGTGCGCTTGGGCTGGGTCATGTCGCCGTGCAGCTGGCCGGCGTTGAAGCCGTGGCGCAGCAGGCTGCGGCAGAGGATGTCGACATCGCGTTTGCGGTTGCAGAAGACGAGGGCGTTCTTCACCTGTTCCGACCGAAGCAGCCGCCGCAGCGCCTCGCGCTTGTCGTGCTCGCGCACGAGCGCGAGGTGCTGTGCGACGGTGGAGGCCACCGTCGCGGGCGGGGCGACGGTGATCACCTTCGGGTTCATCAGGAAGGAATCGGCAAGACGCCGTATCTCCGGCGGCATGGTGGCGGAGAAGAACAGCGTCTGGCGCATCCGCGGCAGCAGTGACACGATCCGCTCGACATCCGGGATGAACCCCATGTCGAGCATCCGATCTGCCTCGTCGATCACCAGCATGCGCACGTCCGAGAGGAGGAGGCCGCCGCGCTCGAACAGGTCGATCAACCGGCCCGGTGTCGCGATCAGCACATCGACGCCGCGGTTGAGC from Elioraea tepida harbors:
- a CDS encoding DEAD/DEAH box helicase, coding for MTAADDPAAAPAAVKPRTTFADLGLSEEVLRAVADAGYLHPTPIQEQAIPVVLMGRDVLGCAQTGTGKTASFTLPMLDIMRSGRARARMPRALILEPTRELAAQVGENFAKYAKYLRFDYALLIGGESMGDQIARLNRGVDVLIATPGRLIDLFERGGLLLSDVRMLVIDEADRMLDMGFIPDVERIVSLLPRMRQTLFFSATMPPEIRRLADSFLMNPKVITVAPPATVASTVAQHLALVREHDKREALRRLLRSEQVKNALVFCNRKRDVDILCRSLLRHGFNAGQLHGDMTQPKRTETLERFKAGEITVLVCSDVAARGIDIGGLSHVFNFDVPRHAEDYVHRIGRTGRAGLPGRAFTLATVEDDEALAAIEKLIGKPIPRIQVEGLDPVSLDVMGETPRPRSRGRGRGATAAKTRAEPKPAAAPKRTAEAPKRTAPTQREPAEHGDRVLGFGDFIPDFMRAPRRVARPTAAEAEDEAA